Below is a window of 'Nostoc azollae' 0708 DNA.
AAATTTTACTGATTCAGTTTAACTAACCATTCTCAATCAAAACCAATTAGCAATTGTGGTTCATGGAGAACCAGGAACAGGTAAAACAGCATGGACACAATCAGTAGCTAAGGAAACTTTAGTACCTTTAGGCTATATAATTTTTCTTTTGGCTCATGATGCTATTACTAATTTTGTTCCTCCAAATTATTTAGGAAGAATTTGTATAAAAATAATCTATGAAGCTGATAAATTAGCTCAAAATAGAGCTTCGGAAGTAGCCCAATATAACAATAAAACTGAACAGATTTTAGCCTGGTTAGATGGGACTTTATACCATAGTGTAATTGATAAATCTCGTGTACAGATGAAGTACCGTTTAGTGGTATTAATGACTTGTAATACTACAGAAAGATTAGATCCAGCTATGTTACGTAAAGGTAGGGTAGATTTAATGTGTGAGTTTACACAGTGTTTTCTTTAACCAACTTAATTGGAGAAGAGAGGAAACAAACTTGATCAGTATAGTAGAATATGAAAGATATACGTGGATGTGCAGTGTGTGTGGGGAAACACAAAGGGTACACTGGTCACCAGAGATAGTACTGGGACAAGATATAGGAATCACAGGACAAGCTTTTTCGGGATGGATCAATAACTAGGGCCATTGACCCTATGAAAAATAACACTTGTTGTTGTGGGAACTGGGTCAAGTAGAAATTGGAGTGGGAACATTAGTAGGTACCAATGGAGGAATAGATGGTCCAGTGGCTCAAAGTATTCATAGCGTCAAACAGTGGATAAAACAAACCCAGCCTCATATCCTTGGGGATGAAACACCCTGGGTAGTCAAAGGGGTGAAACAATGGTTATGGATTTTCACCAATAGTGACTTCCCTTGATTTCATGGGTCTGATACTCCTTGTCCTGGCGAATTAGAATCTATTGTGGGTTCAAGTTACTCTGGTGTACTTAGTTCTGATGACTTTACTGCCTATAACAGTTATCCGGTCACAGCTCAACAGAAATGTTAGGCACATCTACCCTACCCCGTCACTTCAAGATACTAATCAAGATTCCTGGCTTCAATCACCAAGAAATTGGCACAAAATTCATGGACCTCATAGATGAAGGTTTTAAAAACTACCCTTTATTCCAACAAACCTAAAACCTTCATGAATTCTTGACTTGGCCATCCTAGTAGTCCACCAAGGCAATGTTACTGGGTAAGCCCCTCTAATTGATAAACTAGTCAAAAAAGGGTTTGACCATGGCAAGGGAGTATGTTGTAGATTTAAGTGAGGAGGAACTTTTACAACTGCAAGTAGTCCTGGAAAAAGGAAAGCACAAAGCAAGAAGTATAACCCGTGTAAACATTATTCTAATAGCATCTGAGGGAGAAACGGACACGGTGCTGCCGTAGTTCGAGTTCATGTTGCCACGGTGGAAAGGACAAGAGAAGAGTTTCTGATTGGTGGACTAGAGTTTGGTTTAAAGGATGGGGAAAATCTACCAAAACCCAGAAAATTAGATGAAAAACAAGAAGCATTTTTGATTGCGACTGCTTGTTCTAATCCGCTAGGAGGAAGAGTGCTTTGGACAATGCGATCATTAGCGGAGCATTTAGTAAAGGTTGGTGTCATAGATCGAATTTCAGACGAGACAATACATCAAACTCTAAAAAAAATGAAATTAAACTATGGTTAAAAGAACAGTGGTGTATTCCCAAAGTTAACCTAGAGTATGTGTTCAGAATAGAAGATATTTTGGATTTGTACAATGAGCCATATAATCCGAAAAAACCTACACTTTGCCTAGATGAACACCAATATGAATTAGTAGAAGAAGTAAGACTTTCTTTGCTACTAGAACCACATTAGCCTGAAGGTTATGATCGTGAGTATAAACGCAATGGTGTTGTAAATTTATTTGTCTTTCCTGAACCAATAGCCCTTTGGAGGCATATTGAAGTTACACAATATCGGACAAAAGCTGATTCTGCTAAATAATTAAAAGATTTAGTAGATATTTATTACCCCCAAGCTGATGTCATCCCTTTAGTTGTTGATAACCTAAACATTCATACTCCAAGTATTTTATATGAATTTCTCTCTCTACGACAAGCACGCTGCATTATTCAGCAGTTAGGGTTTAACTATACTCCTAAACACACTTCTTGGTTGAATCAAGTAGAAATTGAATTATCAGTTTTACCTCGCTAATGCTTAGAATGAAGTGTTCCTAATGTAGAAATATTATCTTCTGAAATTGCTACTTGGGAGTCACAGCGTAATCAACAAAAACCCAGTTTTTATTGGGGTTTTAAAACCAAGGATGCACGTAAAAAAATGCAGCGTTTATATCCGAGCATTTAACCTAGCAAAATTGCCTTGGCAGACTACTAGTTTCAACCAAAAGTTGAATCTTCCATTCATTCATTGATCAAGCCCCAGGGGAACCTGGTAAACTTTTACCTTCCTTAGGCAATAGACCTTGATCATAATTTAGCTGAACCAAGGTTAGGTTTAGCACTGACACAACGAAAAGTCTGTGGTGGTTCTCTTTCTCTAGAGCTATTCCAACATCCTGCTAATTTATTGACCGTTATACAAACTTGTCGCCGTCAAGCACTTTCTCTAATTAAGTTTTTTGACCAACCTATGAAAGCCATGGTTCATTCTGCTTTCCATACACCTTCTTTAATCCCTCTTCCTTAGACCTGAATCCTTACATTTTGACTTTAGAATGTCACGTCATCATGTACATTTATCATCTGATATTTCCACAGCTAGAATAGTGGGTAAAAGCCATGTAAAACTCTTTATTTTTACTGTATATGCTGGTGTTATGTATGTAGCAGATTACATTATTTATTGTTCTGATAGTGGTGTTTAGTTAGTACACCATATACCACCTGAATATTTACACTACATTTAGTTTTAAATATGTCCTTGGACAGACTTCATAAGTAGATAAGACTACTAATGTATGGATAGGAATTTTCATGGATTAGACTATGAATATTATTGCTTGGATAATTCTGGGAGTGATTGCTGGAGCTATAGCTAAAGCTATTTATCCTGGTCGGCAAGGTGGCGGAATTTTAGCAACAATGGTATTAGGTATGGTTGGTGCTTTAATTGGTGGAACTTTAGTTACTTTGTTAGAAACAGGAAGATTACAATTTACCGCTGCAACTTTGAGTATTCCAGGGATAATTGTGGCAATTATTGGTGCAATAATTGCTATTTTTCTTTGGGGATTATTTACTGGACGTACCAGTTATTAGTGGAATACTTAAGGTGATTTAATACCTAGAGCCAAGATATTAGCAAATAAAATTTAGTCAACTCTACAAAGGTAATGAGTTTTACCGCATTACCTATTACTCATTATGGAAATTAAACTCTATACAAGAAATTAAACACCGACCTTTACTCTTGACCAAACACCATTCTCATCTTCATCAAATTGTTGATGAACTGCATCCCAAGCAGATTGTTCAGCGGTAAATTGGTCACTTGTATCATTGAGTACGGTGTTATAACGCTGAATAAATGTGCGCTGTGCTTCTTCTGATAGATGAGCGCGAACTTCAGGAGACAAGTTTTCTGGGCTGTTATATGGACCAGGACAAGGATGAGTTAGTGCTTGACCAATAGTCTGAATTTCTTCACCTCCAGCACTTTCTAATAGCAGTTGAAATTCTCCAGTGCGCTCGCTCGCAATTTCTGCCATTAATAAGAACTCTCCAGCTTGTAACCGGGTTTGGTAAACCGCAGCTTTGTCTTCTGGCATCCCTAAAGCCGTAAAAACTGATATCAAGCCAGCACCAGCACTACCTGCGATCGCACCACTTGCAGCACCCAGCAACAAAGCACCAATCGGTCCTGCTGCTACAATTGGTCCCACAAAGGGAATAAACAATACACCGACACCTGTCAATAAGCTGAGGAATGAACCAAACAAAGAACCAAAAATTGCCCCTGTTCTCAAACCTCCTAAAATTACATCTCGCTTAGTAATAAAACCAGAAATTCGCGTTTCTGACTGGAAATTCCTACCCATTACCGAAATATGATCCTTCGGTACACCTCTATCTAGTAAACGTCGAATTACATCATCAATTTGCTTTTGTTCTTTAAATATAGCGGAGATAGTACGCTCTGCTTGATATCCTTCTGGCACTTTTTTACTCCTTGTACTTTTTCTGGGAAAATATATTAATAACTCTCGACTAAATACCCACTGTAACTTTAGTTCCTATCAGTTGTTATTTCCCATCCGATTCTAACGGTTGTCCTTCAATAAATGAGCGCAACATCCAAACCATTTCTTCATGTTCTTCCATCAACTCAGTTAAGAAATTAGCAGAACCCTGATCATGGAATTCTTCACTACACCGATCTACATGATTCCTTAAATTGCGGATTACCTGTTCATGATCTTCCACCAGTTTAGTTACCATTCCCGTTGCTGTAGGAATTTCCCCGCTATGTTCCTTCAGAGTAGCAAGACTCAGAAATCCCTCCATTGTGCCAGTGGGATAACCTCCCAAAGTCCTAACTCTCTCAGCTATTTCATCAATATTTTCTGTCAGTTCTTCATAGTGTTCTTCCCAAAGTTTATGCAAAGTCCGGAACTGAGGACCAACAACATCCCAATGATATTTTTT
It encodes the following:
- a CDS encoding transposase — its product is MYYPQADVIPLVVDNLNIHTPSILYEFLSLRQARCIIQQLGFNYTPKHTSWLNQVEIELSVLPR
- a CDS encoding helix-turn-helix domain-containing protein, whose protein sequence is MERTREEFLIGGLEFGLKDGENLPKPRKLDEKQEAFLIATACSNPLGGRVLWTMRSLAEHLVKVGVIDRISDETIHQTLKKMKLNYG
- a CDS encoding GlsB/YeaQ/YmgE family stress response membrane protein; this translates as MNIIAWIILGVIAGAIAKAIYPGRQGGGILATMVLGMVGALIGGTLVTLLETGRLQFTAATLSIPGIIVAIIGAIIAIFLWGLFTGRTSY
- a CDS encoding ChaB family protein, which encodes MPEGYQAERTISAIFKEQKQIDDVIRRLLDRGVPKDHISVMGRNFQSETRISGFITKRDVILGGLRTGAIFGSLFGSFLSLLTGVGVLFIPFVGPIVAAGPIGALLLGAASGAIAGSAGAGLISVFTALGMPEDKAAVYQTRLQAGEFLLMAEIASERTGEFQLLLESAGGEEIQTIGQALTHPCPGPYNSPENLSPEVRAHLSEEAQRTFIQRYNTVLNDTSDQFTAEQSAWDAVHQQFDEDENGVWSRVKVGV
- a CDS encoding Dps family protein — its product is MHKINIGLTDEQRDGVMMLLNQDLADAYVLLVKTKKYHWDVVGPQFRTLHKLWEEHYEELTENIDEIAERVRTLGGYPTGTMEGFLSLATLKEHSGEIPTATGMVTKLVEDHEQVIRNLRNHVDRCSEEFHDQGSANFLTELMEEHEEMVWMLRSFIEGQPLESDGK
- a CDS encoding RNA 2'-phosphotransferase; this translates as MSRHHVHLSSDISTARIVGKSHVKLFIFTVYAGVMYVADYIIYCSDSGV